In Burkholderia contaminans, the following proteins share a genomic window:
- a CDS encoding TetR family transcriptional regulator produces the protein MNQPKIKRDPEGTRRRILMAAAEEFASGGLFGARVDQIARRAETNERMLYYYFGSKEQLFTAVLEHAFSALTEAERELDLDGVAPVEAVTRLAHFVWDYYRDHPELLRLINNENLHEARYLHKSTRIREMMSPIVAKLGNVLTRGQKAGLFRTDVDPLRFYVTLSGLGYYIVSNRFTLAATLGRDFTDADERAEMVRMNTEVLLAYLLRR, from the coding sequence ATGAATCAGCCAAAAATCAAAAGAGATCCTGAAGGTACGCGCCGCCGCATCCTGATGGCGGCAGCCGAAGAGTTCGCGAGTGGAGGGCTGTTCGGCGCGCGCGTCGATCAGATCGCGCGCCGGGCCGAAACCAACGAGCGCATGCTCTATTACTATTTCGGCAGCAAGGAGCAGTTGTTCACGGCCGTGCTGGAACACGCGTTCTCCGCGCTGACCGAGGCCGAGCGCGAGCTCGATCTCGACGGCGTCGCGCCGGTCGAAGCCGTCACGCGGCTCGCGCATTTCGTTTGGGACTACTACCGCGACCATCCGGAACTGCTCAGGCTCATCAACAACGAGAACCTGCACGAAGCGCGCTACCTGCACAAGTCGACGCGGATCCGCGAGATGATGTCGCCGATCGTCGCGAAGCTCGGCAACGTGCTGACGCGCGGCCAGAAGGCCGGGTTGTTCCGCACCGACGTCGATCCGCTGCGCTTCTACGTGACGCTGTCGGGGCTCGGCTACTACATCGTGTCGAACCGCTTCACGCTCGCCGCGACGCTCGGCCGCGACTTCACCGACGCCGACGAGCGCGCGGAGATGGTCAGGATGAACACCGAAGTGCTGCTCGCGTATCTGCTGCGGCGCTGA
- the rsxB gene encoding electron transport complex subunit RsxB — MREIGDNRALANLSGRASRGREPFGAAAPVVTVTDSRTLADRIEDLLPQTQCTKCGYNGCRPYAEAIAAGDANYNQCPPGGAEGIARLSSLLGKPVIPLNPVNGSEHPRAVAFIDESLCIGCTLCMQVCPVDAIVGAPKQMHTIIESQCTGCDLCVPPCPVDCIAMLPVTGERTGWDAWSQEQADAARAHHDLRLARQRREREAAEARAAARRAASAAKPAAAQAETQSAAPAADDAEAKKRAIIAAALERARKKKEELSGQGAGPKNTEGVSAAVQAQIDAAEARRKRLAEQQARRDAEAAAASGNDDENDAGNDGPGGPSAPPDQNAP, encoded by the coding sequence ATGCGGGAAATCGGCGATAATCGAGCTTTGGCAAACCTTTCCGGCCGCGCCTCACGCGGCCGAGAGCCATTCGGCGCCGCAGCGCCCGTTGTCACCGTGACCGATTCCAGAACACTCGCAGATCGCATCGAAGATCTGCTTCCCCAGACGCAATGCACGAAGTGCGGCTATAACGGCTGCCGCCCGTACGCCGAGGCGATCGCCGCCGGCGACGCGAACTACAATCAGTGCCCGCCCGGCGGCGCCGAAGGCATCGCGCGCCTGTCGAGCCTGCTCGGCAAACCGGTGATTCCGCTGAACCCCGTCAACGGCAGCGAGCATCCGCGTGCGGTCGCCTTCATCGACGAAAGCCTGTGCATCGGCTGCACGCTGTGCATGCAGGTGTGCCCGGTCGACGCGATCGTCGGCGCGCCGAAGCAGATGCACACGATCATCGAGTCGCAGTGCACCGGTTGCGACCTGTGCGTGCCGCCCTGCCCGGTCGACTGTATCGCGATGCTGCCGGTGACCGGCGAACGCACCGGCTGGGATGCGTGGTCGCAGGAGCAGGCCGATGCCGCACGCGCGCACCATGACCTGCGGCTCGCGCGCCAGCGCCGCGAACGCGAGGCCGCCGAAGCGCGCGCGGCCGCTCGCCGCGCGGCCAGTGCCGCGAAGCCGGCTGCGGCACAAGCGGAAACCCAATCCGCCGCACCGGCCGCGGACGACGCCGAAGCGAAGAAGCGCGCGATCATCGCCGCCGCGCTCGAACGGGCGCGCAAGAAGAAGGAAGAGCTGTCCGGGCAAGGCGCCGGACCGAAGAACACCGAAGGCGTGAGCGCGGCCGTCCAGGCGCAGATCGACGCTGCCGAGGCGCGCCGCAAGCGGCTCGCCGAACAACAGGCCCGGCGCGACGCCGAAGCGGCGGCCGCGAGCGGCAACGACGACGAGAACGACGCAGGCAACGACGGCCCGGGCGGGCCGTCCGCACCGCCCGACCAGAACGCTCCATGA
- the nth gene encoding endonuclease III: MNASKRRAIYETLQSLNPHPTTELEYSTPFELLIAVMLSAQATDVSVNKAMRKMFPVANTPRQIVALGEEGVTEYIKTIGLYRTKAKNVVATCRILLDRYDGEVPADREALEGLPGVGRKTANVVLNTAFGQPTIAVDTHIFRVANRTGLAPGKDVRAVESALEKFTPKEFLQDAHHWLILHGRYVCKARKPECWHCAIEPLCEFRPKTPPPNE, from the coding sequence ATGAACGCCAGCAAACGACGCGCGATCTACGAAACGCTGCAGAGCCTCAATCCGCATCCGACCACCGAGCTCGAATACTCGACGCCGTTCGAGTTGCTGATCGCCGTGATGCTGTCCGCGCAGGCGACCGACGTATCGGTCAACAAGGCGATGCGGAAGATGTTTCCGGTCGCGAACACCCCGCGACAAATCGTCGCACTCGGCGAAGAAGGCGTCACCGAGTACATCAAGACGATCGGCCTGTACCGGACCAAGGCGAAAAACGTGGTCGCGACGTGCCGGATCCTGCTGGACCGCTACGACGGCGAGGTGCCGGCCGATCGCGAAGCGCTCGAAGGGCTGCCGGGCGTCGGCCGCAAGACCGCGAACGTCGTGCTGAACACCGCGTTCGGCCAGCCGACGATCGCGGTCGACACGCATATCTTCCGCGTCGCGAACCGCACCGGCCTCGCGCCGGGCAAGGACGTGCGCGCCGTCGAGTCCGCGCTCGAGAAGTTCACGCCGAAGGAATTCCTGCAGGACGCGCATCACTGGCTGATCCTGCACGGGCGCTACGTGTGCAAGGCCCGCAAGCCCGAGTGCTGGCACTGCGCGATCGAGCCGCTGTGCGAATTCCGGCCGAAGACGCCGCCGCCCAACGAGTGA
- a CDS encoding DMT family transporter, with protein sequence MTDTARPSSAALQGTLYVALSAAAFGAMAIFGRYAYAAGVDVLGLLIVRFAIGGAVLAAIARHRRVAWPRGRALVPLVAMGALGYVGQSFCYFSALQHAQASLVALLLYLYPAFVTLLAAWWLGERLTRAKAVALVLCVAGSALMVGGGHGEPLGIALALAAAVIYSLYIVGGTKATRGVDPLATTAIICLSATATLVAIAVVRTVAFGAPPRWPATAGGWASMLAIALVSTVAAMLAFFAGLERLGAARTSMLSTLEPVVTVALAALLFGEALSPLQWAGGVAILAAVLALVRAGGAAADDATATSNA encoded by the coding sequence ATGACCGACACCGCCCGCCCGTCGTCCGCCGCCCTGCAGGGCACGCTCTATGTCGCGCTGTCCGCCGCCGCATTCGGCGCGATGGCGATCTTCGGCCGCTACGCATACGCGGCCGGCGTCGACGTGCTCGGGCTGCTGATCGTGCGCTTCGCGATCGGCGGCGCGGTGCTCGCCGCGATCGCACGGCATCGCCGCGTCGCATGGCCGCGCGGGCGTGCGCTCGTGCCGCTCGTGGCGATGGGCGCGCTCGGCTACGTCGGGCAGTCGTTCTGCTATTTCAGCGCGCTGCAGCACGCGCAGGCGAGCCTCGTCGCGCTGTTGCTTTACCTGTATCCGGCCTTCGTCACGCTGCTGGCCGCATGGTGGCTCGGCGAGCGCCTCACGCGCGCGAAGGCCGTTGCGCTCGTGCTGTGCGTCGCGGGTTCGGCGCTGATGGTCGGCGGCGGGCATGGCGAGCCGCTCGGGATCGCGCTCGCGCTGGCCGCCGCGGTGATCTATTCGCTGTACATCGTCGGCGGGACGAAGGCCACGCGCGGCGTCGATCCGCTCGCGACCACCGCGATCATCTGCCTGTCGGCAACCGCGACGCTCGTGGCGATCGCCGTGGTGCGGACCGTCGCGTTCGGCGCGCCGCCGCGCTGGCCCGCGACGGCCGGCGGCTGGGCGTCGATGCTCGCGATCGCGCTCGTGTCGACGGTCGCGGCGATGCTCGCGTTCTTTGCCGGGCTCGAACGGCTTGGGGCCGCGCGCACGTCGATGCTGTCGACGCTCGAACCGGTCGTGACGGTCGCGCTTGCGGCGCTGCTGTTCGGCGAAGCGCTGTCGCCGCTGCAGTGGGCGGGCGGCGTGGCGATTCTGGCTGCCGTGCTGGCGCTGGTGCGTGCGGGCGGCGCGGCGGCAGACGACGCGACGGCGACGTCCAACGCGTAG